A DNA window from Leopardus geoffroyi isolate Oge1 chromosome A1, O.geoffroyi_Oge1_pat1.0, whole genome shotgun sequence contains the following coding sequences:
- the SLC4A9 gene encoding anion exchange protein 4 isoform X1, translating to MKLPGQEEFEVSSACENVPTGELENGPGSCPSPDGTSDKDRGDRGVPTDPLLFIQLNELLGWPQALEWRETGRWVLFEEKLEVGAGRWSVPHVPTLALSSLQKLRSLLAEGLVLLDCPAQSFLELVEQVTRVESLSPELRGQLQALLLQRPQHLIQPTGTRPCQGSAHPREASHNEEAPLKEQRQNPLRRKLPPGAEAGAVLAGELGFLVRPLGAFVRLRDPVVLGPLTEVPLPSRFFCLLLGPSTLGRGYHEMGRAMAVLLSDRQFQWSVRRASSLHDLLAALDAFLEEVTVLPPGRWDPTARIAPPKCLPSQHKRLLSQLREVKSPSAQHGALAEDRHGHWPHAPSPELQRTGRLFGGLVQDVRRKALWYTSDFLDALHPQCFSAVLYIYLATITNAITFGGLLGEATDGAQGVLESFLGTAVAGAAFCLMAGQPLTILSSTGPVLVFERLLFSFSRDYSLDYLPFRLWVGIWVATFCLALVATEASVLVRYFTRFTEEGFCALISLIFIYDAVGKMLSLTSAYPIQSPGSPAYGCFCQYPDLGGNESQWKKTEPKDRDDISSMDLGLVNASLLPPPECARRGGHPRGPGCHTVPDIAFFSVLLFLTSFLIATALKHVKTSRFFPSVVRKVLGDFSSVLAMLLGCGLDSFLGLATPKLMVPGEFKALECFQPVVHAHILLPPTTQGLGTGPTLPGRGWLVSPFGANPWWLSVAAALPALLLSILIFMDQQITAVILNRAEYKLQKGAGFHLDLFCVAVLLLLTSVLGLPWYVSATVISLAHMDSLRRESTACVLGEPRSFLGIREQRLTGLVVFILTGASIFLAPVLKFIPMPVLYGIFLYMGVAAISSIQFTKRVQLLLMPAKHQPDLLLLRHVPLSRVHLFTAIQLACLGLLWIIKSTPAAIIFPLMLLGLVGVRKALEWVFSPQELLWLDELMPEKERNIPEKGLEPEYSLSGDTEDSELMYQPKAPEINISVN from the exons ATGAAGCTGCCAGGCCAGGAAGAGTTTGAAGTCTCCAGTGCTTGTGAAAATGTGCCCACAGGAGAGCTGGAGAATGGCCCTGGCTCTTGCCCCAGCCCTGACGGCACCTCAGACAAAGACAGAGGGGATCGGGGGGTACCCACGGACCCTCTGCTCTTCATTCAGCTGAATGAACTTCTGGGCTGGCCCCAGGCACTGGAgtggagagagacaggcag GTGGGTGCTGTTTGAGGAGAAGCTGGAGGTGGGTGCAGGCCGGTGGAGTGTCCCTCACGTGCCCACCCTGGCACTGTCCAGCCTTCAGAAGCTCCGCAGCCTACTGGCCGAGGGCCTTGTGCTGCTGGACTGTCCAGCTCAGAGCTTCCTGGAGCTCGTGG AACAGGTGACAAGAGTGGAGTCGCTGAGCCCAGAGCTGAGAGGGCAGCTGCAGGCCTTGCTGCTGCAGAGACCCCAGCATCTCATCCAGCCCACAGGCACCAGGCCCTGCCAGG GGTCTGCTCATCCAAGAGAGGCTTCTCACAATGAGGAAGCCCCGCTGAAGGAACAG CGTCAGAACCCTCTGAGACGGAAGCTGCCTCCAGGGGCTGAGGCAGGGGCTGTGCTGGCAGGAGAGTTGGGCTTCCTGGTACGGCCCCTGGGGGCCTTTGTACGACTGCGGGATCCAGTGGTGTTGGGGCCCCTCACTGAGGTGCCCCTTCCCAGCAG GTTTTTCTGCCTCCTCCTTGGTCCCTCCACACTGGGAAGGGGCTATCATGAGATGGGCCGGGCCATGGCCGTCCTCCTCAGTGACCGG CAATTCCAGTGGTCAGTTCGTCGGGCCAGCAGCCTTCATGACCTTCTGGCAGCCTTGGATGCCTTCCTAGAGGAGGTGACAGTGCTTCCTCCAGGTCGGTGGGACCCGACAGCCCGGATCGCCCCACCCAAATGTCTGCCTTCCCAGCACAAAAG GCTCCTCTCACAACTGAGGGAGGTCAAGAGCCCATCTGCCCAGCATGGGGCCCTGGCTGAGGACAGACATGGTCACTGGCCACATGCGCCCAGCCCAGAGTTACAGCGGACAGGCAG GCTGTTTGGGGGCCTTGTCCAGGATGTGCGTCGGAAGGCCTTGTGGTACACCAGTGACTTCCTGGACGCGCTGCATCCCCAGTGCTTCTCGGCTGTGCTCTACATCTACCTGGCCACCATCACTAACGCCATCACTTTTGGGGGTCTGCTGGGGGAAGCCACCGATGGTGCTCAG GGGGTGCTGGAAAGTTTTCTGGGCACTGCAGTGGCTGGAGCTGCTTTCTGCCTGATGGCTGGCCAGCCCCTCACCATCCTCAGCAGCACGGGGCCAGTGCTGGTCTTTGAACGCCTGCTCTTCTCCTTCAGCAG AGATTACAGCTTGGACTACCTGCCTTTCCGCCTATgggtgggcatctgggtggccacCTTTTGTCTGGCACTAGTGGCCACAGAGGCCAGCGTGCTGGTACGCTACTTTACCCGCTTCACCGAAGAAGGCTTCTGTGCCCTCATCAGCCTCATCTTCATCTACGATGCTGTGGGCAAAATGCTGAGCTTGACCAGTGCCTATCCCATCCAGAGCCCTGGCTCTCCTGCCTACGGCTGCTTTTGCCAGTACCCAGAcctgggag GAAATGAGTCTCAGTGGAAGAAGACAGAACCAAAAGACAGAGATGACATCTCAAGCATG GACCTAGGCCTGGTCAATGCCTCCTTGCTGCCCCCACCTGAGTGTGCCCGACGGGGAGGCCACCCTCGTGGTCCCGGCTGTCATACAGTCCCAGACATCGccttcttctctgtcctcctcttcctTACTTCTTTCCTCATAGCCACGGCCCTCAAGCATGTAAAGACAAGCCGCTTCTTCCCCTCTGTG GTGCGCAAAGTGCTCGGTGACTTCTCCTCAGTCCTGGCCATGCTGCTGGGCTGTGGCCTCGACTCCTTCCTGGGTCTAGCCACACCAAAGCTCATGGTGCCCGGCGAGTTCAAG GCACTGGAATGCTTTCAACCAGttgtacatgcacacatactgCTCCCACCTACCACCCAGGGTCTTGGAACTGGG CCCACACTCCCTGGGCGTGGATGGCTGGTGTCACCTTTTGGAGCCAACCCCTGGTGGCTGAGTGTGGCAGCCGCCCTCCCTGCTCTGCTGCTGTCTATCCTTATCTTCATGGACCAGCAGATCACAGCGGTCATCCTCAACCGTGCCGAATATAAACTGCAG AAGGGAGCTGGCTTCCACCTGGACCTCTTCTGTGTGGCTGTGCTGCTGCTGCTCACATCAGTGCTTGGGCTGCCCTGGTATGTCTCAGCCACAGTCATCTCCCTGGCCCATATGGACAGTCTTCGGAGAGAGAGCACAGCTTGTGTCCTGGGGGAACCCCGCAGCTTCCTGGGCATCAG GGAGCAGAGGCTGACAGGCCTGGTGGTGTTTATCCTCACAGGAGCCTCCATCTTCCTGGCACCTGTACTGAAG TTCATCCCGATGCCTGTGCTCTATGGAATCTTCCTGTACATGGGAGTGGCAGCGATTAGCAGCATCCAG TTCACAAAGAGGGTACAGCTATTATTGATGCCAGCAAAACACCAGCCAGACCTCCTCCTCTTGAGACATGTGCCTCTGAGCAGGGTCCACCTCTTCACAGCTATCCAGCTTGCCTGCCTGGGTCTGCTTTGGATAATCAAATCTACTCCTGCAGCCATCATCTTCCCCCTCATG TTGCTGGGCCTGGTGGGGGTCCGAAAGGCACTGGAGTGGGTCTTCTCACCACAGGAACTCCTTTGGCTGGACGAGCTGAtgccagagaaggaaaggaacatCCCTGAGAAGGGACTGGAGCCAGAGTACTCACTTAGTGGTGACACTGAAGAT TCAGAGCTGATGTATCAGCCAAAGGCTCCAGAAATCAACATCTCTGTGAATTAG
- the SLC4A9 gene encoding anion exchange protein 4 isoform X4 — translation MKLPGQEEFEVSSACENVPTGELENGPGSCPSPDGTSDKDRGDRGVPTDPLLFIQLNELLGWPQALEWRETGRWVLFEEKLEVGAGRWSVPHVPTLALSSLQKLRSLLAEGLVLLDCPAQSFLELVEQVTRVESLSPELRGQLQALLLQRPQHLIQPTGTRPCQGSAHPREASHNEEAPLKEQRQNPLRRKLPPGAEAGAVLAGELGFLVRPLGAFVRLRDPVVLGPLTEVPLPSRFFCLLLGPSTLGRGYHEMGRAMAVLLSDRQFQWSVRRASSLHDLLAALDAFLEEVTVLPPGRWDPTARIAPPKCLPSQHKRLLSQLREVKSPSAQHGALAEDRHGHWPHAPSPELQRTGRLFGGLVQDVRRKALWYTSDFLDALHPQCFSAVLYIYLATITNAITFGGLLGEATDGAQGVLESFLGTAVAGAAFCLMAGQPLTILSSTGPVLVFERLLFSFSRDYSLDYLPFRLWVGIWVATFCLALVATEASVLVRYFTRFTEEGFCALISLIFIYDAVGKMLSLTSAYPIQSPGSPAYGCFCQYPDLGGNESQWKKTEPKDRDDISSMDLGLVNASLLPPPECARRGGHPRGPGCHTVPDIAFFSVLLFLTSFLIATALKHVKTSRFFPSVPTLPGRGWLVSPFGANPWWLSVAAALPALLLSILIFMDQQITAVILNRAEYKLQKGAGFHLDLFCVAVLLLLTSVLGLPWYVSATVISLAHMDSLRRESTACVLGEPRSFLGIREQRLTGLVVFILTGASIFLAPVLKFIPMPVLYGIFLYMGVAAISSIQFTKRVQLLLMPAKHQPDLLLLRHVPLSRVHLFTAIQLACLGLLWIIKSTPAAIIFPLMLLGLVGVRKALEWVFSPQELLWLDELMPEKERNIPEKGLEPEYSLSGDTEDSELMYQPKAPEINISVN, via the exons ATGAAGCTGCCAGGCCAGGAAGAGTTTGAAGTCTCCAGTGCTTGTGAAAATGTGCCCACAGGAGAGCTGGAGAATGGCCCTGGCTCTTGCCCCAGCCCTGACGGCACCTCAGACAAAGACAGAGGGGATCGGGGGGTACCCACGGACCCTCTGCTCTTCATTCAGCTGAATGAACTTCTGGGCTGGCCCCAGGCACTGGAgtggagagagacaggcag GTGGGTGCTGTTTGAGGAGAAGCTGGAGGTGGGTGCAGGCCGGTGGAGTGTCCCTCACGTGCCCACCCTGGCACTGTCCAGCCTTCAGAAGCTCCGCAGCCTACTGGCCGAGGGCCTTGTGCTGCTGGACTGTCCAGCTCAGAGCTTCCTGGAGCTCGTGG AACAGGTGACAAGAGTGGAGTCGCTGAGCCCAGAGCTGAGAGGGCAGCTGCAGGCCTTGCTGCTGCAGAGACCCCAGCATCTCATCCAGCCCACAGGCACCAGGCCCTGCCAGG GGTCTGCTCATCCAAGAGAGGCTTCTCACAATGAGGAAGCCCCGCTGAAGGAACAG CGTCAGAACCCTCTGAGACGGAAGCTGCCTCCAGGGGCTGAGGCAGGGGCTGTGCTGGCAGGAGAGTTGGGCTTCCTGGTACGGCCCCTGGGGGCCTTTGTACGACTGCGGGATCCAGTGGTGTTGGGGCCCCTCACTGAGGTGCCCCTTCCCAGCAG GTTTTTCTGCCTCCTCCTTGGTCCCTCCACACTGGGAAGGGGCTATCATGAGATGGGCCGGGCCATGGCCGTCCTCCTCAGTGACCGG CAATTCCAGTGGTCAGTTCGTCGGGCCAGCAGCCTTCATGACCTTCTGGCAGCCTTGGATGCCTTCCTAGAGGAGGTGACAGTGCTTCCTCCAGGTCGGTGGGACCCGACAGCCCGGATCGCCCCACCCAAATGTCTGCCTTCCCAGCACAAAAG GCTCCTCTCACAACTGAGGGAGGTCAAGAGCCCATCTGCCCAGCATGGGGCCCTGGCTGAGGACAGACATGGTCACTGGCCACATGCGCCCAGCCCAGAGTTACAGCGGACAGGCAG GCTGTTTGGGGGCCTTGTCCAGGATGTGCGTCGGAAGGCCTTGTGGTACACCAGTGACTTCCTGGACGCGCTGCATCCCCAGTGCTTCTCGGCTGTGCTCTACATCTACCTGGCCACCATCACTAACGCCATCACTTTTGGGGGTCTGCTGGGGGAAGCCACCGATGGTGCTCAG GGGGTGCTGGAAAGTTTTCTGGGCACTGCAGTGGCTGGAGCTGCTTTCTGCCTGATGGCTGGCCAGCCCCTCACCATCCTCAGCAGCACGGGGCCAGTGCTGGTCTTTGAACGCCTGCTCTTCTCCTTCAGCAG AGATTACAGCTTGGACTACCTGCCTTTCCGCCTATgggtgggcatctgggtggccacCTTTTGTCTGGCACTAGTGGCCACAGAGGCCAGCGTGCTGGTACGCTACTTTACCCGCTTCACCGAAGAAGGCTTCTGTGCCCTCATCAGCCTCATCTTCATCTACGATGCTGTGGGCAAAATGCTGAGCTTGACCAGTGCCTATCCCATCCAGAGCCCTGGCTCTCCTGCCTACGGCTGCTTTTGCCAGTACCCAGAcctgggag GAAATGAGTCTCAGTGGAAGAAGACAGAACCAAAAGACAGAGATGACATCTCAAGCATG GACCTAGGCCTGGTCAATGCCTCCTTGCTGCCCCCACCTGAGTGTGCCCGACGGGGAGGCCACCCTCGTGGTCCCGGCTGTCATACAGTCCCAGACATCGccttcttctctgtcctcctcttcctTACTTCTTTCCTCATAGCCACGGCCCTCAAGCATGTAAAGACAAGCCGCTTCTTCCCCTCTGTG CCCACACTCCCTGGGCGTGGATGGCTGGTGTCACCTTTTGGAGCCAACCCCTGGTGGCTGAGTGTGGCAGCCGCCCTCCCTGCTCTGCTGCTGTCTATCCTTATCTTCATGGACCAGCAGATCACAGCGGTCATCCTCAACCGTGCCGAATATAAACTGCAG AAGGGAGCTGGCTTCCACCTGGACCTCTTCTGTGTGGCTGTGCTGCTGCTGCTCACATCAGTGCTTGGGCTGCCCTGGTATGTCTCAGCCACAGTCATCTCCCTGGCCCATATGGACAGTCTTCGGAGAGAGAGCACAGCTTGTGTCCTGGGGGAACCCCGCAGCTTCCTGGGCATCAG GGAGCAGAGGCTGACAGGCCTGGTGGTGTTTATCCTCACAGGAGCCTCCATCTTCCTGGCACCTGTACTGAAG TTCATCCCGATGCCTGTGCTCTATGGAATCTTCCTGTACATGGGAGTGGCAGCGATTAGCAGCATCCAG TTCACAAAGAGGGTACAGCTATTATTGATGCCAGCAAAACACCAGCCAGACCTCCTCCTCTTGAGACATGTGCCTCTGAGCAGGGTCCACCTCTTCACAGCTATCCAGCTTGCCTGCCTGGGTCTGCTTTGGATAATCAAATCTACTCCTGCAGCCATCATCTTCCCCCTCATG TTGCTGGGCCTGGTGGGGGTCCGAAAGGCACTGGAGTGGGTCTTCTCACCACAGGAACTCCTTTGGCTGGACGAGCTGAtgccagagaaggaaaggaacatCCCTGAGAAGGGACTGGAGCCAGAGTACTCACTTAGTGGTGACACTGAAGAT TCAGAGCTGATGTATCAGCCAAAGGCTCCAGAAATCAACATCTCTGTGAATTAG
- the SLC4A9 gene encoding anion exchange protein 4 isoform X3 yields the protein MKLPGQEEFEVSSACENVPTGELENGPGSCPSPDGTSDKDRGDRGVPTDPLLFIQLNELLGWPQALEWRETGRWVLFEEKLEVGAGRWSVPHVPTLALSSLQKLRSLLAEGLVLLDCPAQSFLELVEQVTRVESLSPELRGQLQALLLQRPQHLIQPTGTRPCQGSAHPREASHNEEAPLKEQRQNPLRRKLPPGAEAGAVLAGELGFLVRPLGAFVRLRDPVVLGPLTEVPLPSRFFCLLLGPSTLGRGYHEMGRAMAVLLSDRQFQWSVRRASSLHDLLAALDAFLEEVTVLPPGRWDPTARIAPPKCLPSQHKRLLSQLREVKSPSAQHGALAEDRHGHWPHAPSPELQRTGRLFGGLVQDVRRKALWYTSDFLDALHPQCFSAVLYIYLATITNAITFGGLLGEATDGAQGVLESFLGTAVAGAAFCLMAGQPLTILSSTGPVLVFERLLFSFSRDYSLDYLPFRLWVGIWVATFCLALVATEASVLVRYFTRFTEEGFCALISLIFIYDAVGKMLSLTSAYPIQSPGSPAYGCFCQYPDLGGNESQWKKTEPKDRDDISSMDLGLVNASLLPPPECARRGGHPRGPGCHTVPDIAFFSVLLFLTSFLIATALKHVKTSRFFPSVVRKVLGDFSSVLAMLLGCGLDSFLGLATPKLMVPGEFKPTLPGRGWLVSPFGANPWWLSVAAALPALLLSILIFMDQQITAVILNRAEYKLQKGAGFHLDLFCVAVLLLLTSVLGLPWYVSATVISLAHMDSLRRESTACVLGEPRSFLGIREQRLTGLVVFILTGASIFLAPVLKFIPMPVLYGIFLYMGVAAISSIQFTKRVQLLLMPAKHQPDLLLLRHVPLSRVHLFTAIQLACLGLLWIIKSTPAAIIFPLMLLGLVGVRKALEWVFSPQELLWLDELMPEKERNIPEKGLEPEYSLSGDTEDSELMYQPKAPEINISVN from the exons ATGAAGCTGCCAGGCCAGGAAGAGTTTGAAGTCTCCAGTGCTTGTGAAAATGTGCCCACAGGAGAGCTGGAGAATGGCCCTGGCTCTTGCCCCAGCCCTGACGGCACCTCAGACAAAGACAGAGGGGATCGGGGGGTACCCACGGACCCTCTGCTCTTCATTCAGCTGAATGAACTTCTGGGCTGGCCCCAGGCACTGGAgtggagagagacaggcag GTGGGTGCTGTTTGAGGAGAAGCTGGAGGTGGGTGCAGGCCGGTGGAGTGTCCCTCACGTGCCCACCCTGGCACTGTCCAGCCTTCAGAAGCTCCGCAGCCTACTGGCCGAGGGCCTTGTGCTGCTGGACTGTCCAGCTCAGAGCTTCCTGGAGCTCGTGG AACAGGTGACAAGAGTGGAGTCGCTGAGCCCAGAGCTGAGAGGGCAGCTGCAGGCCTTGCTGCTGCAGAGACCCCAGCATCTCATCCAGCCCACAGGCACCAGGCCCTGCCAGG GGTCTGCTCATCCAAGAGAGGCTTCTCACAATGAGGAAGCCCCGCTGAAGGAACAG CGTCAGAACCCTCTGAGACGGAAGCTGCCTCCAGGGGCTGAGGCAGGGGCTGTGCTGGCAGGAGAGTTGGGCTTCCTGGTACGGCCCCTGGGGGCCTTTGTACGACTGCGGGATCCAGTGGTGTTGGGGCCCCTCACTGAGGTGCCCCTTCCCAGCAG GTTTTTCTGCCTCCTCCTTGGTCCCTCCACACTGGGAAGGGGCTATCATGAGATGGGCCGGGCCATGGCCGTCCTCCTCAGTGACCGG CAATTCCAGTGGTCAGTTCGTCGGGCCAGCAGCCTTCATGACCTTCTGGCAGCCTTGGATGCCTTCCTAGAGGAGGTGACAGTGCTTCCTCCAGGTCGGTGGGACCCGACAGCCCGGATCGCCCCACCCAAATGTCTGCCTTCCCAGCACAAAAG GCTCCTCTCACAACTGAGGGAGGTCAAGAGCCCATCTGCCCAGCATGGGGCCCTGGCTGAGGACAGACATGGTCACTGGCCACATGCGCCCAGCCCAGAGTTACAGCGGACAGGCAG GCTGTTTGGGGGCCTTGTCCAGGATGTGCGTCGGAAGGCCTTGTGGTACACCAGTGACTTCCTGGACGCGCTGCATCCCCAGTGCTTCTCGGCTGTGCTCTACATCTACCTGGCCACCATCACTAACGCCATCACTTTTGGGGGTCTGCTGGGGGAAGCCACCGATGGTGCTCAG GGGGTGCTGGAAAGTTTTCTGGGCACTGCAGTGGCTGGAGCTGCTTTCTGCCTGATGGCTGGCCAGCCCCTCACCATCCTCAGCAGCACGGGGCCAGTGCTGGTCTTTGAACGCCTGCTCTTCTCCTTCAGCAG AGATTACAGCTTGGACTACCTGCCTTTCCGCCTATgggtgggcatctgggtggccacCTTTTGTCTGGCACTAGTGGCCACAGAGGCCAGCGTGCTGGTACGCTACTTTACCCGCTTCACCGAAGAAGGCTTCTGTGCCCTCATCAGCCTCATCTTCATCTACGATGCTGTGGGCAAAATGCTGAGCTTGACCAGTGCCTATCCCATCCAGAGCCCTGGCTCTCCTGCCTACGGCTGCTTTTGCCAGTACCCAGAcctgggag GAAATGAGTCTCAGTGGAAGAAGACAGAACCAAAAGACAGAGATGACATCTCAAGCATG GACCTAGGCCTGGTCAATGCCTCCTTGCTGCCCCCACCTGAGTGTGCCCGACGGGGAGGCCACCCTCGTGGTCCCGGCTGTCATACAGTCCCAGACATCGccttcttctctgtcctcctcttcctTACTTCTTTCCTCATAGCCACGGCCCTCAAGCATGTAAAGACAAGCCGCTTCTTCCCCTCTGTG GTGCGCAAAGTGCTCGGTGACTTCTCCTCAGTCCTGGCCATGCTGCTGGGCTGTGGCCTCGACTCCTTCCTGGGTCTAGCCACACCAAAGCTCATGGTGCCCGGCGAGTTCAAG CCCACACTCCCTGGGCGTGGATGGCTGGTGTCACCTTTTGGAGCCAACCCCTGGTGGCTGAGTGTGGCAGCCGCCCTCCCTGCTCTGCTGCTGTCTATCCTTATCTTCATGGACCAGCAGATCACAGCGGTCATCCTCAACCGTGCCGAATATAAACTGCAG AAGGGAGCTGGCTTCCACCTGGACCTCTTCTGTGTGGCTGTGCTGCTGCTGCTCACATCAGTGCTTGGGCTGCCCTGGTATGTCTCAGCCACAGTCATCTCCCTGGCCCATATGGACAGTCTTCGGAGAGAGAGCACAGCTTGTGTCCTGGGGGAACCCCGCAGCTTCCTGGGCATCAG GGAGCAGAGGCTGACAGGCCTGGTGGTGTTTATCCTCACAGGAGCCTCCATCTTCCTGGCACCTGTACTGAAG TTCATCCCGATGCCTGTGCTCTATGGAATCTTCCTGTACATGGGAGTGGCAGCGATTAGCAGCATCCAG TTCACAAAGAGGGTACAGCTATTATTGATGCCAGCAAAACACCAGCCAGACCTCCTCCTCTTGAGACATGTGCCTCTGAGCAGGGTCCACCTCTTCACAGCTATCCAGCTTGCCTGCCTGGGTCTGCTTTGGATAATCAAATCTACTCCTGCAGCCATCATCTTCCCCCTCATG TTGCTGGGCCTGGTGGGGGTCCGAAAGGCACTGGAGTGGGTCTTCTCACCACAGGAACTCCTTTGGCTGGACGAGCTGAtgccagagaaggaaaggaacatCCCTGAGAAGGGACTGGAGCCAGAGTACTCACTTAGTGGTGACACTGAAGAT TCAGAGCTGATGTATCAGCCAAAGGCTCCAGAAATCAACATCTCTGTGAATTAG